CGGCAAGCGCCAGACGACGCGCTCTGCTGTTGCGAAATGATCGAGCCGCGTCACCGAGACATTGTCGATATCGAAGGAGAGCCCCTTCTCAGGCTCGCCGCCGAGCGCGAGCCCCAGCGCCGCCTTGATCGTGCCGCCATGGGTAACCGCGATCACATCCTGCCCAGCATGCTCGCGATTGATCCGTTCGATGGTGCGGCAAGTGCGGTTGTAGAGGTCCATGAAGCTTTCACCACCGGGCGCGGGCTCATTGATGTCGGCGAACCAGCTACTGCCCGCGGGGCGGCTCGCGATGAAGGCGGCGCGATTCATGCCCTGCCACTGGCCGAGATTCTGCTCGGCGAAGTCCGCTTCCCAAATCATGGTCGCAGGCTTGGGAAAGCCGGCCGCCCAGATCGCTTCCGCCGTCTGATGGGTGCGCATCAGATTGCTCGAGTACCAGACCGCGTCGCGCGGCAGGATCTTCGCGACCGCCTCGAAGACCTCACTATCGCTGGTGTCGCAGGCGAGATCCTGCTGACCGT
This region of Bradyrhizobium sp. CCGUVB1N3 genomic DNA includes:
- a CDS encoding histidine phosphatase family protein; protein product: MSDSDKPKVVTTRWWWVRHAPVRNDGGNIYGQQDLACDTSDSEVFEAVAKILPRDAVWYSSNLMRTHQTAEAIWAAGFPKPATMIWEADFAEQNLGQWQGMNRAAFIASRPAGSSWFADINEPAPGGESFMDLYNRTCRTIERINREHAGQDVIAVTHGGTIKAALGLALGGEPEKGLSFDIDNVSVTRLDHFATAERVVWRLPMVNQQPWIADERHNAMHQPAGPEVKKLA